DNA sequence from the Cyprinus carpio isolate SPL01 chromosome B13, ASM1834038v1, whole genome shotgun sequence genome:
TGCGTCCTACTTCGTTGTTGTGCAGGTTCATGGCGGCTCGTGCATCCTGTCCGGTTTCCAGTGCATCCACAAACTGCTTGGAGATGGCCTCCCCGAATCCAACATTATCGCTGCAGCCTCCCCATAGCCATCCCTGACCACCTGAGATGACAAAGAATTGTTGTTTGCTAggctaagtaaaaaaaaaaaaaaaaaaaaaatatatatatatatatatatatatatatatatatatatatatatatatatatatataaaatatactttaatgtggCATATACGCATATACGTTACTTTTGTTAAATATTGACAGCATTTATGGAAAAATATTgatgaccacaaaaataatttggaCTTTTCCTTTTCCTTACAAAAAGCCGAAATCAGGATTATGTGAAGGCACTTAAAATAGAGCCAAATGGAGCCAAATATTGGAGTTATTATACTATAAGTTATTATACTTATacattgccattcaaaagtttgatgaggaaatgttttcttttttagaaaaaaaaatattcagcaaaactgcaaaaaaaaattttttagaatgTTAGAAATAATTCCAATTTCAAATCACTGCTCTTCTTTTGaaatttccattcatcaaagaacagAACTGAGATaaatgtatcaccatttccacaagaatattaagcagcacaactgttttcaacattgataataataagaaatttttcttgagcaccaaatcagcatattagaatgatttctgaaggtgatatgtgacactgaagactggagtaatggctgctgaaattcagctttgccatcacaggaatcaattacatttaacacatttatttattttaaattgtagtaatatttcccaatattttacactcttactgtatttttactgtaatacatgcagccttggtaaacataagagaatcttactgacaccaaacttttgaactgtatattgtataaacacatttaaattaattattctgTTAAAACTCATGTTTTATTTGAACTGGAATGATGTTCTCATCATTTTAGGGTTTTAGTTAGAAAGTCATGGGAATAAAGATGTTCAATTGAATATAACTGTACAAAATGCACAAAttatagttaacccaaaaatccCTTTAATGCTGACTGACTTTCCATCTATGTTGAGATTTAGTTTATCACCTCGTTGGCCGTTCCTGGTGTCATCACATCCACAGTTGTCAAAGTCACCGAGGCTGCAATTCCTGGTGAGGGTATACATGACTCCAGCAGAGCTGATGGCATGGAAAAATGCTGTCTCTCTGTTTGCTGTGATTAGAAACATCACTGAAATGAATATGCTGTggaaatgctattttatttatcttgTCTATAAAATATCAGGTTCTAGGCTACTAAAATATAAGCACTCAACATCATTGATTTTCTTCCTCATTAGATGATTTACTCAAATCTTTAGCATCCATCTCAGTAATGATGGCTTTTGACTCTTATTCCCCTGCATCAAAGTATGCATGGAGTAGTGCTGCTGGTCTGCTCTCATACATTGTCAGTCTGGGGTCGGCACTGGACTGCGACAGGTCCTCTCTTTGGCACTTCAGGAATGCCTAATGAAAGGAGTCTGAGGCAAACCTTTGACCCACACCCTTTGACTTGAGAGGGCGTccatttcactcactcactctggTGCACAATATCCCCTTGGTGGCTTTTCTATTTGCCTATTAACAGACCAGGTTTAATTGACTCAAGAATGCAGTGTTTTCAGGCACATCAACATTGGGAGACGCTTCTCTCTGCTTTAAACAGGATCGTTGTGTTTGTTTTAAGTGCTGTATCTGTGATTGATACAGATGGGCTTTGAGTCACTAACCACACAGTATACATAACACACGCTCTGTTACGtttattctattaaaatatgtgtattttgaaAAACTTGAAAGCACAATATACATAAAACAGGCATCAGCAGAGGTCATAGTTCTCACCGCTTCTGAGTCCACTGTGGGCGGAGAGTTGAAGAGCCCTCTCCGGGCAGTTCCAGCGGTCCCACGCAAACTGATACTTGCACTCTTCAATCCCACTTTGAGCTCCTGCAGCCACACTGCTGGAGTAGATCAAGTAGGCCTGAAACAATGCACACCACACCAAAAAGATTTGGGATGAAATACACACTCACTATCAAGTGCTTACAAAACACACTGTGATTAAAACTAATGATAAAATTAGATGCTTTTCATTCTCAGCATGCACAGTTCATATAAAAATGCACctgtatgtaaatttattaaatgacgtttaaacattttaaaaagttttaaaattggcttttatagttaactaaaaccaaagaaacacattttattacttgaattaacataaaatatgtatttaaaaaaaacaaatggaggaaaaaaacatttcatgaatTCAGCTAGTTCTAGgaaactcattttcatttagtttaacttcatgtactcaaataactaaaatgaaaataaaaataatacaaactatgtagacatttaaaaaacaaaaactaataaaaatgaaaaaaacactaaaaatacaagttcaaactgaaaatataaaaataaaaactaataatagtatcttactgatactaaaataatgctaaaaGAGCACCAAAATGACACTATTACTTCTATTACaataattttagaattaatattaaagttaagGGTAAATGTTTCCCTATGGTTGCACTGTGGTGTAAAATGTATGTTTGctgtatattcatttattaaattatataaaaatcaccAAAGTGCTagctttatttataattaatttattttttattttttttgtttttttagaattactatgtaaagtttttaattataagaaatactggggtaaatgtttttttgtttttttcctgtagttccaccagaaatgcaaacaaaaagttaACAAAAGGGTCTATGTGGCTGTGAAACTGTGGTTTATACAATCTAATATGTCTCAAGTGGTTTAGAAGAGACAGCACCACAAGTGCTCTCACGGGCGGCTGGGTTGCTAATGATGACCACCCACCAAAGACCCCTTCCCTTGCCACTCAGTAAAAAGTCCTCACAACTTCACATTATGAATGAGCTGAAGTGTGTGAAAGCTATATGGTCCAGTCCACCCCAAGCAGCAAGTAATACCTAATCCACAGAAGATACAGCACCTGTGATGCAGTGTGTCTTTTAATTTGCCACTTGCTTGCATTGTGATCACAGGGTCAATGTCAAACATTAACTACCCAAATCCATCCATTTTAACTTTTTGAAGTTACTCTCTCCTGATAAAGATCAACAAAGCAGATCAAAAGATGTTGGCTTACCTTTGGGCCAGTCATCAGGAAATTATTCACTGACCTGGAAGATAGAGCAGCCTATTAAGTCAGCTGACCCATTACTTGTATATGTTCCTCTTAAAATTTCAAGTAAAGCGTCACATtgataaaacataattttgtaacattttaaaataattttatctaATTACAAATAAGTCACTgattttgagtatatttttaaatgaaatttacagTCTCAAAATCAAAGGTTTCAATGGAATTTCATATAGGCTATAACATGTATATATGCATAaatttgatttgtaaaaaaaatataataataataacatttttgaacgatatatatatatatatatatatatatatatatatatatatatatatatatatatatatatatatatatatatatatatatatatatataatgagaatTGATCAATTTATAATGATTGCGTTTCGCTCTCCATCAGCTTTTGCTCTGAATGAAACGAGgctcaaaatatctttatgacGGAACGGGAACAGATCAGTGGAAGTGGCTGTTTCACCCCGACTTTTTAATCCAGATACCCAGAGATAAACGTAGAATGTAAAAGCTCGATATAGGCTAAATTTAGCATCAGCATCGCCTgcgtaaagtaaaataaaacgcTGAACTCACCAACTGCAGCAAGACTTCATGTGAGCCATTAGGATGAAAGCGTAATAATAAACCTCCAAATGCATGAACATCCTGAGACAGACGACTGGCAGACTTTTCTTCACCTTGGAAAGCAGAGGGGTCTGCAAGAGCTCTATATAACCTACATCCAGAATTCAGAGGCTGGGGGTCTCATGTGTGAGCCAAGGGGGTTCTGAAATGGAGCTCCTCTCATCCCAACAAGAGATTATATGCTTAATTAAAGATTTTCCCTTTTCTTACTCGTTCAGCCAATCAGAACTATTGTACCAGAGAGAGATTGAAATGATCAAAAGGGCACCCTGGGCTCCTCCAGGACAAATAGCTGGGAAGAGCTCCCTGCGTGCTAACAGTTGGAGTGAATTAATATGAAATCGGGATGGCATCTCTAAGGTTGTGCCTTAAAACTCAATTTTAAGAGCAGCATGAAATGGTTTGATAGGCTACAGTAGTGGCTGATAAAGCTCAAGGATTACTGACATCATTATCTACTGGATCAAACGACAAATGTTATTTATAGCGTTCAGATTTAGCGTTTTGAAGAATTTATAGCTACATGCTTCAATTTAGTAATAGGATCCGCTGAAGTataggctacgtttacatgcgGGTTAGAAAGGCTAATGAattagattaaatgaaaatagGAATAATATTCCAAactattggggaaaaaaatagaaaaatgacaaaaatattgcGTATGTATAGCTCTTGCTAATTGTCTAATTTTTGCTGATTCCGTTAAACTTCTTACGTTTCCAGGCAATGCATCAAAGTTAAATCCATGCTCGTTATAGTTGAATTAAGAGATTCAGCCTAAACAGCAGGAATTAACAGGGATAATCGATACGATTGTGTTTGCGTTTTTTCATGAGGACTTCATAATTCTTTTCAGAGTGTTATTTTACCTTTTCTTTCAGTTTAGTCTTTAGCTGACCCTTCATGACCTTTAGGTTCAGATTCTGTGACGTCCGCGTATCTTCTCGTGTGCAAATTAGGATTAGTAAAGTTATTTGAGAGATTCCAGAGGGATGTTTTTGGATTACGCTCTGAAAGGCTTCCATGAGACTGAAGTAAAACGAATTTGCCACTTGAAAGagatttaaaaattcatttctaAATCCGTTGTTTGGTCTATCTGAATGTGAGTAGATTATAGGCTACTGTCTTAAAAATCTAACTTTCCAAAATGAATATAAACCTAGGCCTATTCTTGATTGATATTCTCGATGCGCAATTTCTGTTGTacttattatttagatttattacCATGTAGGCTACTACCCAAATGTTATTCTTTCACagctgaaatataaacaaaactaccGATTAAAAATCAGGAATTTATTAATTCAGGTTTAGATTTTCAGTAAATAggctaaacaaacaaatacatatttacttGCTTGCTTGATTAATTACGTTTTGTAATTTAGCTCTCCATAGAAAACAATTAATCAAATAGGCCTACAATACAATTTCAAAcgattaaacaaaaaaatgtttcacaaaacTCGTGCACCGCTATATCGCGCACGGGTGAATGCTTACATGATCGGATAAATAGCACGGAgtaaacagttttcatttttgcctTATAAACTGCCATGGTGGTCTCACTCACTTATCATTATGATTATATGATTATGAATATAATCTGTGGTCAGCGCTACAAAAGAAAGTTAGCTGAGACTACAttttcacatatacacacattttattcaattaaGAAAAGATTAATATTGATTCATAACAAAACTCACAGTACAACTCGCAAAACTTTTCCACTCTGAGAAATTTTGGTTTATGGTACATGAAACCACATTCCTTAAAAATGTGCCCATTAAGGCTCCCAGACATCAAAGGTCAACACTGTATAAATAATTAAGCTGCAGAACAGTGTAAATTTGTGTTTCTTCTTAAAAACGGtgtgtatgttttaaatatataaagcatctggaattttttacatttgaaaatgcataCCACTATCAACCTATAAAcatttatgaggaaaaaaaatatatatgtagggAGATACAAATGATCATTAATTCATCACAGAAGAGCCAAGAAAACAGCCCACCCTGAATGACTTAAAACTTCataagtttgaaataatttttctGATGCTATACATCAtctttgttttttcaattttgaGTCCAACccaaaatctgaatatatataggcctattttataaGGCAAAGGGCAAGATTCTATCTGATGAAGACATTTAAATATTCCAATCCTCGGATTACATCATAAGGACAAATAAATGTCCTATAATAAATCTGCTAGAATAAGTGTACACCTTAATACTTTTACTCCAACAGAcacatttctttcaaaatgtatttttggttaaatatatttcataatacttGAAATAGTCCTTtccaatatatttgtaattaaaaaaaagttcaccaTATAGGCTTATATGGTCATTtgataggtattttttttttcaggaccacAAGAGTCCAAGGAAACCAGATAAGAGCACTATGCAACatggaaaataatgattaagaaaTTAAACTTTCTGATAAATTGCTCATTTTACTTGAGGGAATTCCTCATTACAAGCATCACTGATCTGAAGACCTTTGCATTGGCATGTAGAATAACAATAAATAAGAGTTATACAAGTCAACATTTTAGCTCAATTGAGAACAATTTTCCCAAATTTTCACTTTTCTATGGCACAGTCTTATTTGACTACATATATGGACctataaaaaactattttggtGGTGGTTAAAttgatttcagtttcaaatgGAAATCAGCTTTTATCATCTACGAAAATGTAATATAGTGCCAGTATATTAATAGCATGTCATCTTAAATTTACAGCTTGTATGGCTCGCTGGAATGatgttttaaaatcataacaGTAACTGCTTAGCCAGAGAAAACATGGGTCAACCTATTCATGAGAGAGGGCTGTAATGAGGCACATGGCTGCTTAACTAGTGAAGTACCATCTCTTGCCTCTTGAGGCAGACTGAGACATAATTATTCTCCCAATATATGGCCTTTACCATCTCTGAAAACAATCTCCCACAGTCCAATACATGTCATGAAAAGGAAAGAATTCTTAAGAACACATATTAGTCCAACACACTCTAGAGTTTCTTATTTTATATGAGAGTGTATATAGATCAATCTTCTTTGCACACTAAGAAATGCTGCAAATGCTTTTGTATATGTTGCcttataactttttttgttttgtcatatgTACTTAAATCAACCACTTTTGTGGCTGCCATCACCAGTGCGTTGAACGCGGGCCATGATGGTCTCATGAGTTACCCTCTTGCAATCCTTGGCCAGTCCAAAGAAGCACATGAGATCTATAAACGCCTTGGTCAAATTCAGCCGACTGCCAAACTCACTTGCAGCGTAATCATGGGGGAATGTGTGATGATAGTTGTGAAATCCTTCACCTGAAATTAAACCATGCATATATTTTCCAATCAGTACATACCAAatatgttcatttcaaataaatttagttcttttaaacttcctattcatcaataatcctgaaaaaaaaaaatgtaaacagaaactttaaacaaaatagtgtatatataaaaacttatattaaacaataaaaatggtttaataatatttatattattttatatatagtattaatacattttattcaaaaatacataaatgcttttgtattttttaaatatatgttgataaataaatgtgcaaactagaatatatatatatatatatatatatatatatatatatatatatatattttttttttttccaacaaaattgaattaattaatattaatctgtAAAAGAAAAGCCACTGTTCTTACCGATGGCACTGAAGGCAACAAACTTGTTCTCTCTGGGATTGATGTTGTGGTCATAAGGTCTCATTCCCCACATGTGAGCTGCACTGTTGACCAGCCAGGTCGCATTAAGGGACACAGTGTATCTCAACAGACAAGGAACTAAGTAACTGGTCAAAAGACTCTCTTCCCAAAAGAACCAAGGTACAAACGTGGGAATGAAAAAGCACATCACCACCACAGATAACTTGTAATGCCTATGGACAGAGAaatgaaagattaaaaacaacaatttcaatAGCCATTTTATCACTGCTTTACACTTGTTTGTCACATGTTCTTCTATGCATATCACAGATTTTCTGAATTAACATTGGTTGTTAAACCTTAGTTGGACCACAACATGCAGTTTGAAATGCTGACTAACCAGCTATTCTTCTATTATCTGTAGCAATGAAAAATTTTCTTAAACACTTATCAAAAAGCTCAGGACTTTTGTTGCATGTCATTCAAAGGAAGGGATATAGATTATTCCACACTAGCTAGTGCTAAATATGAGGCCTGGTTCAGATGGCAGCTCCCAATGGCGGGATCACAAAGGTGTAATGAACATTTTAGGTCATAAGAAATTACTAAACCTGTATCAAAATTTGTATCGTCTTAGTCATGTTTTCAGGTTAGAtctgtaaaatatttcagaacaaGGTCTttcaaaagctgcatttatttgatcaaaattaaagtgaaaacagtaaattgtaaaatattgttacaatttaaattaacatttttcaattgtaatatttgtttactAATGTAATAGTTAATAATTTTCtatcatttttttaaactcattcctgtgatggcaagtcTGAATTtacagcatccattactccagtcttcagtgttacatgatctttcagaaattattctgatttggtgctcaggaaccatttcttattattatcaatactgaaaaatgttgtgctgcataatattttctGGAAAAATTCTATTttctttaggattctttgataaaaaagaaagctcaaaaaaagtatttatttgaaaataaaatattttgtaacaacatgaatGACTAATGtcatttataattcatttgatgcatcctttctgaataaaagtattaattaaaaaaaaaaaaatcttacagaccccaaacttttatacAGCAGTGTAGGTAAGAAGATTTACAAAACTGAATATGAAATACCACAATTTCCCACTGACCTCCTCTGAAACATTACAACCCCATCCGCTTTTAGATCAGCAAGCTCCAGTTTGCGTCCTTTCTCAATAACTTCTGGGTGTTTGCGGACCAGCAGCCAGCCGATGTGAGCAAAGAAGAATCCTCTGCGGGCATTATGTGGGTCTGCATGAGTCTCGGAAAACTTGTGATGGACACGATGGTCTCTGGCCCACTCATAGATATCATTCTAAATAGATATATATTCatcattattgtaattatacattatacCTGTCATACTCTTAATTGAGTACAAGTGAGTGAAAAGTGAACaagaaacgtctcggttacgttcGGAActctcattccctgatggaggtaATGGAGACGTTATGTTGTGACGACATAGGGGGTTGACTTGAGAGCCCCAATCCGTTCTGACTTTCAGAGAAAACACCAATGAATTTTAgcaagtggattttgca
Encoded proteins:
- the LOC109101154 gene encoding acyl-CoA desaturase-like gives rise to the protein MTSMKEMAETTTEDVYDDAYEEKPGPSPPMKIVWRNVILMSLLHVGALYGLMILPSVSSLTLIWMGVCFMISALGITAGAHRLWSHRSYKASLPLRIFLAIANSMAFQNDIYEWARDHRVHHKFSETHADPHNARRGFFFAHIGWLLVRKHPEVIEKGRKLELADLKADGVVMFQRRHYKLSVVVMCFFIPTFVPWFFWEESLLTSYLVPCLLRYTVSLNATWLVNSAAHMWGMRPYDHNINPRENKFVAFSAIGEGFHNYHHTFPHDYAASEFGSRLNLTKAFIDLMCFFGLAKDCKRVTHETIMARVQRTGDGSHKSG